Proteins from a single region of Bacteroidota bacterium:
- a CDS encoding LTA synthase family protein, translating into MIILSLGILLNLIDSIYFRFSQKRTGTEIYYMITDKANPLGSYLIDYWYLLIILSLFIYIANRFYPKIEILSLDKFTLRDIPTVFVVIVISILGMRGSLGLKPLRSVDASKYTESGLEALTLNTPFQIISSIESKKPQNPFGPVVFSSDFDSIQSKFYGNRPVVKEKKNIVLIILESFGRNHIGFLTEDESQKISATPFIDSFSKSCLVFPNCYANGRKSIDAVPALFVSLPSLLDQPFIYSWYQANTIRGIQYYLAKEGYNSSFYHGAANGTMGFESFLKKAGPIDYFGLNEFKGDRSKEYDGNWGIYDHFYLHYFNQELEHKKQPYFSTVFTLSSHPPYKIPKDIENKLPNISDPALKSIAYTDYSLKLFFEERTKSPDNNNTIYILIGDHTANANNDYFFSSKGQMELFCMVYDPTGQIKPGINNKVVQQLDIMPSILNLSNFQDSFFSLGNSFFDTTTVGRAFFDIYGSYQIVQDEHIFSENALGEKKFYYYPKQYYKLPIPFSENQQLEREMKNELEQLIELFYKRLDQNRFY; encoded by the coding sequence TTGATTATCCTTAGCCTGGGTATTTTACTAAATCTGATAGACTCTATTTATTTTCGTTTCTCCCAAAAAAGAACCGGTACTGAAATATATTATATGATAACTGACAAGGCAAATCCTTTAGGAAGTTATTTAATTGATTATTGGTATCTGCTTATTATTCTCTCCTTATTTATATATATAGCAAATCGTTTTTACCCAAAAATAGAAATTCTCAGTTTGGATAAATTTACCCTGCGCGACATACCTACTGTGTTTGTTGTGATTGTGATTAGCATTTTGGGTATGCGTGGAAGTTTAGGACTGAAACCATTGAGAAGTGTGGATGCATCTAAATATACCGAGTCCGGCTTGGAAGCATTGACACTCAATACTCCTTTCCAGATTATCAGCTCTATTGAATCTAAAAAACCACAAAACCCTTTTGGACCAGTTGTATTCAGCAGTGATTTTGACAGCATTCAATCCAAGTTTTATGGGAATCGCCCGGTTGTTAAGGAAAAAAAGAATATTGTTCTCATCATTCTGGAAAGTTTTGGGCGTAATCATATCGGATTTCTCACCGAAGATGAGAGTCAAAAAATTTCTGCTACTCCTTTTATAGATAGCTTCTCTAAATCCTGTTTGGTTTTCCCTAATTGTTATGCAAACGGAAGAAAATCCATTGATGCGGTACCTGCCTTATTTGTATCCTTACCTTCTTTACTTGACCAGCCTTTTATCTATTCATGGTATCAGGCAAATACAATCCGAGGGATTCAATACTATTTAGCCAAAGAGGGATATAATTCCTCATTCTATCATGGAGCTGCCAACGGAACTATGGGGTTTGAAAGTTTTTTGAAAAAAGCTGGCCCTATTGACTATTTTGGCTTGAATGAATTCAAGGGTGACAGAAGCAAAGAGTATGATGGCAACTGGGGTATTTACGACCATTTTTATTTGCACTATTTTAACCAAGAACTCGAGCACAAAAAACAGCCATACTTTAGTACTGTGTTTACATTATCCTCACATCCACCTTACAAAATACCGAAAGACATTGAAAACAAGTTGCCGAATATTTCAGACCCCGCCCTCAAGAGTATTGCCTATACTGATTATTCACTAAAATTATTTTTTGAAGAGCGCACCAAATCTCCTGACAACAACAATACAATCTATATATTAATAGGAGACCATACCGCTAATGCTAACAATGATTACTTTTTTTCTTCCAAAGGGCAAATGGAGTTATTTTGTATGGTTTATGATCCTACGGGACAAATAAAACCCGGAATTAATAACAAAGTTGTGCAACAATTAGACATCATGCCAAGCATCCTTAATCTAAGCAATTTCCAAGATAGTTTCTTTTCTTTGGGCAATAGCTTCTTTGATACCACAACAGTAGGAAGGGCTTTTTTTGACATTTATGGCTCTTATCAAATTGTCCAAGATGAACATATTTTCAGTGAGAATGCTTTAGGCGAAAAGAAGTTCTATTACTACCCAAAACAATATTATAAACTACCTATCCCATTCAGCGAAAACCAGCAATTAGAAAGAGAAATGAAAAATGAACTTGAGCAACTGATTGAACTATTTTACAAAAGACTTGACCAAAACAGATTTTATTAA
- the rplC gene encoding 50S ribosomal protein L3 translates to MQRLIGKKIGMTSVFNSEGNNIPCTVIEAGPCVVTQVKTIEKEGVSAFQIAWGDKKEKHWKKTEVGHFKASDSTPKNVTVDVRDPRIERKLGEVIDATIFNEGEFVDVVANSKGKGFQGVVKRHGFAGVGEATHGQHNRLRAPGSIGACSTPSRVFKGMRMAGRTGNSRVKISNLEIIKIYPEKNLILVKGAVPGFNGATVILEK, encoded by the coding sequence ATGCAAAGATTAATTGGAAAAAAAATTGGCATGACAAGCGTCTTCAACAGTGAAGGGAATAACATCCCTTGTACTGTAATTGAAGCTGGACCTTGTGTTGTAACCCAAGTGAAAACTATTGAAAAAGAAGGCGTTAGCGCTTTTCAAATAGCTTGGGGAGACAAAAAAGAAAAACATTGGAAAAAGACCGAAGTAGGTCATTTCAAAGCATCGGACAGCACACCCAAGAATGTTACAGTGGATGTGCGTGATCCCAGAATCGAAAGAAAATTGGGCGAAGTAATTGATGCTACTATCTTTAACGAAGGAGAATTTGTAGATGTGGTTGCTAACTCCAAAGGAAAAGGATTCCAAGGGGTTGTAAAAAGACACGGATTTGCCGGTGTTGGAGAAGCCACTCACGGACAACACAACAGATTAAGAGCGCCAGGGTCTATCGGTGCTTGTTCTACTCCGTCAAGAGTGTTCAAAGGAATGAGAATGGCAGGTAGAACCGGTAACTCAAGAGTAAAAATTTCAAACCTTGAAATTATTAAAATCTATCCTGAGAAGAATCTCATTCTTGTGAAAGGTGCAGTTCCCGGATTTAATGGTGCAACAGTAATATTGGAAAAATAA
- the fusA gene encoding elongation factor G, with amino-acid sequence MAKKDLSFVRNIGISAHIDAGKTTTSERILFYTGKTHKIGEVHDGAATMDWMEQEQERGITITSAATTTFWNFPTKDGKKVPESNTYQINVIDTPGHVDFTVEVERSLRVLDGAIALFCSVGGVEPQSETVWRQMNKYHVPRIGFVNKMDRSGADFLKVVKQIKDRLGAKPVPLQIPIGAEETFKGVVDLIRNEAIVWDEATLGATYTEIEIPEDLKEVAAEYREHLIEAIAEFDDKLMEKFFDNPDSITEEEINNALRAATLSLKIVPVMCGSSFKNKGVQTLLDAVIKFLPAPTDVPEVTGVNPDTDKEVTRKADVDEPFSALAFKIATDPYVGRLAFFRVYSGHLDAGSYVLNTRSGKKERISRIFQMHSNKQNPIDGIDAGDIGAAVGFKEIKTGDTLCDEKNPIILEAITFPEPVIGIAIEPKTQGDVDKLATGLYKLAEEDPTFRVKTDEDTGQTVISGMGELHLEILVDRLKREFKVEVNQGAPQVAYKEAITKNFTHREVFKKQTGGRGKFADIQFEIGPADSDFQGEGLQFVNQIVGGSIPKEFIPAVQKGFAESMKNGCLAGYPISTMKVRLFDGSFHAVDSDSLSFELAARAGFREAAKNAAPVILEPIMKLEVLTPADYMGDVQGDLNRRRGMIEGIDERAGAQVVKAKVPLSEMFGYVTSLRTITSGRASSSMEFSHYDQVPRNLAENILKTVKGNTSNA; translated from the coding sequence ATGGCAAAGAAGGATTTAAGTTTTGTAAGAAATATTGGAATATCTGCTCACATTGATGCGGGTAAAACTACCACGTCCGAACGCATCTTGTTTTACACAGGAAAAACCCATAAAATTGGAGAAGTTCACGATGGAGCCGCTACAATGGATTGGATGGAGCAAGAGCAAGAACGAGGTATTACTATTACTTCTGCGGCTACTACTACCTTTTGGAATTTTCCAACTAAAGATGGTAAGAAAGTTCCCGAATCTAATACTTATCAAATTAATGTAATTGATACGCCCGGACACGTTGACTTTACTGTTGAAGTTGAAAGGTCATTACGTGTATTAGATGGTGCTATTGCTTTATTTTGTTCTGTCGGTGGTGTTGAACCTCAATCAGAAACCGTATGGAGACAGATGAATAAATATCATGTTCCCAGAATTGGTTTTGTTAACAAGATGGACCGTTCAGGTGCAGATTTCTTGAAAGTTGTCAAACAAATTAAAGACAGATTAGGTGCTAAACCGGTTCCACTTCAAATTCCTATTGGAGCAGAAGAAACCTTTAAAGGGGTTGTGGACTTAATTAGAAATGAAGCTATCGTTTGGGACGAAGCTACACTTGGCGCTACCTATACAGAAATTGAAATTCCAGAAGACTTAAAAGAAGTTGCTGCAGAATATCGTGAGCACCTTATTGAAGCAATTGCTGAATTTGATGATAAGTTGATGGAGAAATTTTTTGATAATCCTGATTCTATTACTGAAGAGGAAATCAATAATGCACTTCGTGCCGCTACTTTATCTCTGAAGATCGTTCCGGTAATGTGTGGTTCATCTTTCAAAAACAAAGGTGTACAGACATTATTAGATGCTGTTATTAAATTCTTACCTGCTCCTACCGATGTGCCAGAAGTTACCGGGGTTAATCCTGATACTGACAAAGAAGTTACACGTAAAGCAGATGTGGATGAGCCATTCTCAGCATTAGCATTTAAGATTGCAACAGATCCTTATGTAGGAAGACTTGCTTTCTTCCGTGTGTATTCAGGTCACTTGGACGCAGGTTCTTATGTTTTGAACACTCGTTCAGGCAAAAAAGAAAGAATTTCTCGTATTTTCCAAATGCATTCAAATAAACAAAATCCTATTGATGGAATTGATGCAGGAGATATTGGAGCAGCAGTTGGTTTTAAAGAGATTAAAACCGGTGATACATTATGTGATGAGAAAAATCCGATTATTCTTGAAGCCATTACTTTCCCAGAACCCGTTATTGGTATTGCAATTGAACCTAAAACACAAGGTGATGTTGACAAGTTAGCAACAGGACTATACAAACTTGCTGAAGAAGACCCTACTTTCAGAGTGAAAACTGATGAAGACACAGGTCAAACTGTTATAAGTGGGATGGGAGAACTACACTTGGAGATTCTTGTTGACCGCTTGAAAAGAGAGTTTAAAGTTGAAGTTAATCAAGGAGCACCTCAGGTAGCTTATAAAGAAGCAATTACAAAGAACTTTACCCATAGAGAAGTATTTAAGAAACAGACAGGTGGTAGAGGTAAATTCGCAGATATTCAATTCGAAATTGGACCTGCAGATTCAGATTTCCAAGGAGAAGGATTACAGTTTGTAAACCAAATTGTTGGAGGCTCTATTCCAAAAGAATTTATCCCTGCTGTTCAGAAGGGATTTGCTGAATCAATGAAAAATGGTTGTTTAGCCGGATATCCTATCAGTACTATGAAAGTACGTTTATTTGACGGATCTTTCCATGCTGTTGACTCTGATTCATTATCATTTGAATTGGCTGCAAGAGCCGGATTTAGAGAAGCTGCAAAAAATGCGGCACCTGTTATCCTTGAACCTATCATGAAACTCGAAGTACTTACTCCTGCCGATTACATGGGTGATGTACAAGGTGACTTGAACCGTAGAAGAGGTATGATAGAGGGTATTGATGAGAGAGCCGGAGCACAAGTTGTAAAAGCTAAAGTTCCACTCAGTGAAATGTTCGGATATGTTACATCATTAAGAACAATAACATCAGGACGTGCAAGTTCAAGCATGGAATTCTCACATTATGATCAGGTTCCACGCAACCTTGCTGAAAATATTTTAAAAACTGTTAAAGGAAATACATCTAACGCATAA
- the rpsL gene encoding 30S ribosomal protein S12 translates to MPTIQQLVRKGRETLTTKSKSPALDSCPQRRGVCTRVYTTTPKKPNSAMRKVARVRLTNGKEVNAYIPGEGHNLQEHSIVLVRGGRVKDLPGVRYHIVRGALDTAGVNGRMQRRSKYGAKRPKKS, encoded by the coding sequence ATGCCAACTATACAACAATTAGTTAGAAAGGGTAGAGAGACATTGACAACAAAGAGCAAGTCTCCTGCACTTGATTCTTGTCCACAGCGCAGGGGAGTATGTACACGTGTATATACAACCACGCCCAAGAAACCAAACTCTGCAATGAGAAAAGTTGCAAGGGTTAGATTAACCAATGGAAAAGAGGTGAACGCCTATATCCCCGGTGAAGGACACAACTTGCAAGAACACTCTATTGTTTTAGTTAGAGGTGGTAGGGTAAAAGACCTTCCGGGAGTTCGATATCACATCGTTCGTGGAGCTTTGGATACTGCCGGAGTGAACGGAAGAATGCAAAGAAGATCAAAATATGGTGCTAAAAGACCTAAGAAATCTTGA
- the rpsG gene encoding 30S ribosomal protein S7, with product MRKIKAKKRILLPDPKFNDTLVTRFVNNMMYSGKKSVSQATFYDALAIVEKKVTEEPALETWKKALNNVTPTVEVKSRRVGGATFQIPIEIHPDRRIAMGMKWMIGYARKRNEKSMAEKLASEIIAAAKGEGASVKKKDDTHRMAEANKAFAHFKA from the coding sequence ATGAGAAAAATAAAAGCAAAAAAGAGAATATTGTTACCCGACCCAAAGTTCAATGATACTTTGGTAACACGATTTGTAAACAATATGATGTATTCAGGCAAGAAAAGTGTATCGCAAGCCACTTTTTATGATGCCCTTGCTATTGTAGAAAAGAAAGTAACCGAAGAGCCTGCTTTGGAAACATGGAAAAAGGCTTTGAATAATGTAACTCCCACAGTTGAAGTAAAGTCAAGAAGAGTGGGTGGTGCAACCTTTCAAATTCCAATTGAAATTCATCCTGACAGAAGAATTGCAATGGGAATGAAATGGATGATTGGATACGCTAGAAAAAGAAATGAGAAATCAATGGCTGAAAAATTAGCTTCTGAAATTATTGCAGCAGCTAAAGGTGAAGGAGCATCAGTTAAAAAGAAAGACGATACACATAGAATGGCTGAAGCTAACAAAGCTTTTGCACATTTTAAAGCATAA
- the rpsJ gene encoding 30S ribosomal protein S10: MVSQKIRIKLRSHDHNLIDKSAEKIVKSVKITGAVVSGPIPLPTQKKIFTVLRSPHVNKKAREQFQLSSYKRLIDIYTSSSKTVEALMKLELPSGVDVEIKV, translated from the coding sequence ATGGTTAGCCAGAAGATTAGAATAAAACTAAGGTCTCACGACCATAACTTGATTGACAAGTCTGCTGAAAAGATTGTTAAATCAGTTAAAATTACAGGAGCTGTTGTGAGTGGTCCAATTCCACTTCCGACACAGAAGAAAATTTTTACTGTTCTTCGCTCGCCTCACGTAAACAAGAAGGCAAGAGAGCAGTTTCAGCTATCTTCTTACAAAAGATTAATTGATATTTATACTTCATCATCTAAGACCGTTGAAGCTCTTATGAAGTTGGAGTTACCAAGTGGGGTTGATGTAGAAATTAAAGTTTAG